A window from Sinanaerobacter sp. ZZT-01 encodes these proteins:
- a CDS encoding DUF1858 domain-containing protein, with translation MSKINESMLVSEILDLDPDVSKIFLRNGLNCLGCPGAAAESIREAAEGHGLDLKALLADLDDYLDKL, from the coding sequence ATGAGCAAAATCAATGAATCCATGCTGGTAAGCGAAATTTTGGATTTGGACCCCGATGTAAGTAAAATATTTTTACGCAATGGTTTAAATTGCCTTGGATGTCCGGGCGCCGCTGCAGAAAGTATTCGAGAAGCAGCAGAGGGACATGGATTGGATTTAAAAGCACTTTTAGCTGATTTAGACGACTATTTAGATAAACTTTAG